The following proteins are co-located in the Spinactinospora alkalitolerans genome:
- a CDS encoding YqjF family protein, which yields MDPEEFLPSPVAPPLPGPVLLTQDWRDVVFLHWPVPPESVAHLLPPGTRPDVLGGVTYVGIVAFRVTGTHVLGRVPVGRFNEFNVRLYSVDDRGRRGVVFMSLDADSPHNVAAARLLAGLRYMWAGTSIGTGPEGRIGYACLRRCPGPRAATRFRVRPGDPVARPSPMEVFVTARWGLHTRVLGGTRWVRIAHQPWRLHRAELTEFRDSLVGAAGIAVGERPPPSVLWSPGVDAAVSLGADPTP from the coding sequence ATGGACCCGGAGGAGTTCCTGCCCTCGCCCGTCGCGCCGCCGCTGCCGGGGCCGGTGCTGCTCACGCAGGACTGGCGTGACGTCGTGTTCCTGCACTGGCCGGTCCCGCCGGAGTCCGTGGCGCACCTGCTGCCGCCGGGCACCCGGCCCGACGTGCTCGGCGGCGTCACCTACGTGGGGATCGTGGCGTTCCGGGTGACCGGCACGCACGTTCTGGGGCGGGTGCCGGTCGGGCGCTTCAACGAGTTCAACGTGCGCCTGTACTCGGTGGACGACCGGGGCCGCCGCGGAGTGGTGTTCATGTCCCTGGACGCCGACTCCCCGCACAACGTGGCGGCCGCCCGACTGCTGGCCGGACTCCGCTACATGTGGGCCGGCACCTCGATCGGCACCGGCCCCGAGGGCCGCATCGGCTACGCCTGCCTGCGCCGCTGCCCGGGACCGCGCGCGGCGACCCGGTTCAGGGTGCGTCCGGGGGACCCCGTCGCGCGCCCGTCCCCGATGGAGGTGTTCGTCACCGCGCGCTGGGGCCTGCACACCCGCGTCCTCGGCGGCACCCGCTGGGTGCGCATCGCCCATCAGCCCTGGAGGCTGCACCGCGCCGAGCTGACGGAGTTCCGGGATTCGCTGGTCGGTGCCGCGGGCATCGCGGTCGGCGAGCGGCCCCCGCCGTCGGTGCTGTGGTCCCCCGGTGTCGACGCGGCCGTGAGCCTCGGGGCCGATCCGACGCCGTGA
- a CDS encoding DUF4442 domain-containing protein: protein MTLDNAETVKSGLLASVPFTRTLGLEFVDLDEGRAVMRLPDDADHHNHVGGPHAGAMFTLAESASGAIVLASFGDQLDRAVPLVLRAEIHYRRLAMGPVLAEARLGRAKEEVVAELDAGTRPELPVEIELRTEDGTVTGTMTVVWTLRANA from the coding sequence ATGACACTCGACAACGCCGAAACGGTGAAATCCGGCCTGCTCGCCTCCGTGCCGTTCACGCGCACACTCGGACTGGAGTTCGTGGACCTGGACGAGGGCCGCGCCGTCATGCGGCTGCCGGACGACGCCGACCACCACAACCACGTCGGCGGCCCGCACGCCGGAGCGATGTTCACGCTCGCCGAATCGGCCTCGGGCGCGATCGTGCTCGCCTCCTTCGGCGACCAGCTCGACCGCGCCGTGCCGCTGGTGCTGCGCGCCGAGATCCACTACCGCAGACTCGCCATGGGGCCCGTGCTCGCCGAGGCCCGGCTGGGCCGCGCCAAGGAGGAGGTCGTGGCCGAGCTCGACGCCGGCACCCGCCCCGAGCTCCCGGTCGAAATCGAACTGCGCACCGAGGACGGGACGGTCACCGGCACGATGACCGTGGTCTGGACCCTGCGCGCCAACGCCTGA
- a CDS encoding PPOX class F420-dependent oxidoreductase has product MSAATILKTFHREKTALLTTYHQDGMTAVDTPVRIAVDGDRVLFRAWEDSGEAERLRRHPVADLRPCTFRGDPNGLPVRGGVKPLEGGEAQRAARMLSRRHPVLQGWAVPLSHRLVRRRTLYYELCPRDDAEIESNEGCPD; this is encoded by the coding sequence ATGTCCGCGGCCACGATCCTCAAAACGTTCCATCGCGAGAAGACCGCGCTGCTGACCACCTACCACCAGGACGGCATGACCGCGGTCGACACCCCGGTGCGGATCGCGGTGGACGGCGACCGCGTGCTGTTCCGCGCGTGGGAGGACTCCGGCGAGGCCGAACGGCTGCGCCGGCACCCCGTCGCCGACCTGCGTCCCTGCACGTTCCGCGGCGACCCCAACGGGTTGCCCGTCCGCGGCGGGGTCAAGCCGCTGGAGGGCGGGGAGGCACAGCGCGCCGCGCGGATGCTGAGCCGCAGGCACCCCGTCCTGCAGGGATGGGCGGTCCCGCTGTCGCACCGCCTCGTGCGCCGCCGCACGCTGTACTACGAACTGTGCCCCAGGGACGACGCCGAGATCGAGAGCAACGAGGGCTGCCCCGACTGA
- a CDS encoding DUF2786 domain-containing protein gives MIERVRGLLRMAEDPSVTDAESQAFTAKAAELMTRHAIAEAEARAQRGEAAESVTRLDFPVSGVGGHGKARVKALAAIASAYGCQSAVRGNTSANTDRMLIIVGTVTALDSLRVLLPSITMQMEASARFSAREHVAGLRELRNYDRSTLATERSRFYRSFVRAYGYAVAERIREFRARLADDSPDGDAAGAKGGAGGTGSDAAKSGAELVLREDVDRVQEDFQRRFPQLRPTRPERTHHRAGYRAGYLRGRRAELGMETAVGRGASSSISDGE, from the coding sequence ATGATCGAGCGGGTCCGCGGCCTGCTCCGCATGGCCGAGGACCCGTCGGTCACCGACGCCGAGAGCCAGGCCTTCACCGCCAAGGCCGCGGAGCTGATGACCCGGCACGCGATCGCCGAGGCCGAGGCGCGCGCGCAGCGCGGCGAGGCGGCCGAGTCGGTGACCCGGCTCGACTTCCCCGTGTCCGGCGTGGGCGGGCACGGCAAGGCACGGGTCAAGGCGCTCGCCGCGATCGCCTCGGCCTACGGCTGCCAGTCGGCGGTGCGCGGCAACACCTCGGCCAACACCGACCGCATGCTCATCATCGTCGGCACCGTCACCGCGCTGGACTCCCTCCGGGTGCTGCTGCCCTCGATCACCATGCAGATGGAGGCTTCGGCGCGCTTCTCGGCGCGCGAGCACGTCGCGGGACTGCGGGAGCTGCGCAACTACGACCGGTCGACCCTGGCCACCGAGCGCAGCCGGTTCTACCGGTCGTTCGTGCGCGCCTACGGCTACGCGGTGGCCGAGCGCATCCGGGAGTTCCGGGCCCGCCTGGCCGACGACTCCCCGGACGGCGATGCCGCCGGCGCCAAGGGCGGCGCGGGCGGCACCGGTTCCGACGCGGCCAAGAGCGGCGCCGAACTCGTGCTGCGCGAGGACGTCGACCGGGTCCAGGAGGACTTCCAGCGCCGGTTCCCGCAGTTGCGCCCCACGCGCCCGGAGCGCACCCACCACCGGGCCGGCTACCGCGCCGGGTACCTGCGCGGACGCCGCGCCGAGCTGGGCATGGAGACGGCGGTCGGCCGAGGGGCGTCGTCCTCGATCTCGGACGGGGAGTAG
- a CDS encoding YihY/virulence factor BrkB family protein, whose protein sequence is MSDDARRAGPPTRPPSGEEAAPDTPTELPAPSWWASLKRTFGEFSKDNLSDLAAGLTYYAVLSIFPALLVLISLLGLAGQSATDLLVQNISRIAPAEIEQVLIAAIENLQRSQTTAGIFGLVSLALALWSASGYIAAFMRASNIVYDVPEGRPIWKTLPIRVGVTLTLVVLLTVSAVAVVLTGGLAERVGNLLGVGPIAVTVWDIAKWPVLLIIVSFMIALLYWASPNAKRGFSWISPGSVLAIVIWLLASAAFAFYVANFGSYNKTYGSLAAVVIFLVWLWISNIAILLGTEFNAEIERGRAIAAGRSADEEPYVELRDEPKPKKRRRRRKG, encoded by the coding sequence ATGTCCGACGACGCGCGGCGGGCCGGACCGCCCACGCGGCCGCCCAGCGGCGAAGAGGCGGCCCCCGACACACCCACCGAGCTTCCGGCGCCCTCGTGGTGGGCGTCGCTGAAGCGCACCTTCGGCGAGTTCAGTAAGGACAACCTCAGCGACCTCGCGGCGGGCCTGACCTACTACGCGGTGCTGTCGATCTTCCCGGCCCTGCTGGTGCTGATCTCGCTGCTGGGCCTGGCCGGGCAGTCGGCGACGGACCTGCTGGTGCAGAACATCAGCCGGATCGCGCCCGCCGAGATCGAGCAGGTCCTGATCGCGGCGATCGAGAACCTGCAGCGGAGCCAGACCACGGCCGGCATCTTCGGTCTGGTGAGCCTGGCGCTGGCGCTGTGGTCGGCCTCCGGCTACATCGCCGCGTTCATGCGCGCCTCCAACATCGTCTACGACGTTCCCGAAGGGCGGCCGATCTGGAAGACGCTGCCGATCCGGGTGGGGGTCACGCTGACCCTGGTCGTCCTGCTCACCGTGAGCGCGGTGGCGGTGGTCCTCACCGGCGGCCTGGCCGAGCGGGTGGGGAACCTGCTGGGCGTCGGCCCGATCGCGGTCACCGTCTGGGACATCGCCAAGTGGCCCGTGCTGCTGATCATCGTGAGCTTCATGATCGCTCTGCTGTACTGGGCCTCGCCCAACGCCAAGCGCGGGTTCAGCTGGATCAGCCCCGGCAGCGTGCTGGCCATCGTCATCTGGCTGCTCGCCTCGGCCGCGTTCGCCTTCTACGTCGCCAACTTCGGCTCCTACAACAAGACCTACGGCAGCCTCGCCGCCGTGGTGATCTTCCTGGTGTGGCTGTGGATCTCCAACATCGCGATCCTGCTGGGCACCGAGTTCAACGCCGAGATCGAACGCGGCCGGGCGATCGCCGCCGGGCGTTCGGCCGATGAGGAGCCCTACGTGGAGCTGCGCGACGAGCCCAAGCCCAAGAAGCGCAGGAGGAGACGCAAGGGGTAG
- a CDS encoding DUF3618 domain-containing protein gives MTQNVSGSQEGRGKQPQEDPDLLRAEIDRTRAELGDTVEALAAKADVKSRAKEGAARAVDSVRTSASEPMTEGRRIAVSVAAGALLAAAAAVVTAKRGRR, from the coding sequence ATGACCCAGAACGTTTCCGGAAGCCAGGAGGGCCGCGGGAAGCAGCCCCAGGAGGATCCCGACCTGCTGCGCGCGGAGATCGACCGCACCCGCGCCGAACTCGGCGACACCGTCGAGGCGCTGGCGGCGAAGGCCGACGTGAAGAGCAGGGCGAAGGAGGGCGCCGCACGGGCGGTGGACTCGGTGCGGACGAGCGCGTCCGAGCCGATGACCGAGGGGCGGCGGATCGCGGTGTCGGTGGCCGCGGGGGCCCTCCTCGCAGCGGCCGCAGCCGTCGTGACCGCCAAGCGCGGACGGCGGTGA
- a CDS encoding NUDIX hydrolase: protein MSAGDGNGWVVLPDGSRRWGLYGASGLLLHAHDTAGTGHVLLQHRAWWTHQGNTWGMPGGARDSEESSVAAALREFGEEVTGDLGGVAFGGIHRQDHVVWSYDTVLGRIPERRVFTPGNSESAAIRWVPVDEVGSMPLLPAFGLIWPQVRAALAQRLVLVVDAANAVGHRPDGWWRDRPGAAARLRDELAGLAGTGLDGAELPAGLALTSLHRWFPRILMVVEGAARETASVPGVEVVEAPGEGDDTVAELAGLHAGASCALVVTADRELGDRCRAAGASVASPSWLLSAAAAADPANR, encoded by the coding sequence ATGAGCGCAGGAGACGGTAACGGCTGGGTCGTGCTGCCCGACGGCTCGCGCCGCTGGGGACTCTACGGGGCGTCGGGCCTGCTCCTGCACGCGCACGACACGGCCGGAACCGGCCACGTCCTGCTGCAGCATCGGGCCTGGTGGACCCATCAGGGCAACACCTGGGGCATGCCCGGCGGCGCCCGCGACAGCGAAGAGTCCTCGGTGGCGGCCGCGCTGCGCGAGTTCGGCGAGGAGGTCACCGGTGACCTGGGCGGGGTCGCCTTCGGCGGGATCCACCGGCAGGACCACGTGGTCTGGTCCTACGACACCGTGCTGGGGCGCATCCCCGAGCGGCGCGTGTTCACGCCCGGCAACTCCGAGAGCGCGGCGATCCGCTGGGTGCCGGTCGACGAGGTCGGGTCGATGCCGCTGCTCCCGGCGTTCGGACTGATCTGGCCGCAGGTGCGCGCAGCGTTGGCGCAGCGGCTGGTGCTGGTCGTGGACGCGGCCAACGCGGTGGGCCACCGGCCCGACGGCTGGTGGCGCGACCGCCCGGGTGCGGCGGCGCGGCTGCGCGACGAGCTGGCGGGGCTCGCCGGGACCGGGCTGGACGGCGCCGAGCTCCCGGCCGGGCTCGCGCTCACCTCCCTGCACCGGTGGTTCCCGCGGATCCTGATGGTGGTGGAGGGGGCCGCGCGCGAAACGGCCTCGGTGCCCGGCGTCGAGGTGGTCGAGGCGCCCGGGGAGGGCGACGACACGGTCGCGGAGCTGGCCGGTCTGCACGCCGGCGCGTCCTGCGCGCTGGTCGTCACCGCCGACCGGGAGCTGGGGGACCGCTGCCGGGCCGCCGGCGCGAGCGTCGCGTCCCCGTCGTGGCTGCTGAGCGCGGCGGCCGCCGCCGACCCGGCGAACCGGTGA
- a CDS encoding DUF4235 domain-containing protein: protein MYKPFGLLAGVLGGILAGVIFKQVWKLVAGHEDAPEATKEDSTWREVLTAAAIHGAVFAVVKAVVDRAGATGVRRVTGTWPAKPAKGRKK, encoded by the coding sequence ATGTACAAGCCCTTCGGCCTGCTGGCCGGCGTCCTCGGCGGCATCCTGGCCGGTGTCATCTTCAAGCAGGTCTGGAAGCTGGTCGCCGGGCACGAGGACGCCCCCGAGGCGACCAAGGAGGACAGCACCTGGCGGGAGGTGCTGACCGCGGCGGCGATCCACGGAGCGGTCTTCGCGGTGGTCAAGGCGGTGGTCGACCGGGCGGGGGCGACCGGGGTCCGCAGGGTGACCGGCACCTGGCCGGCCAAGCCCGCCAAGGGCAGGAAGAAGTAG
- the dnaN gene encoding DNA polymerase III subunit beta gives MKFRVDRDAFADAVAWTARALPARPAVPVLAGMRLDIPDAASGRLRLSSFDYEVSARAAVDVDVDEPGGVLVSGRLLAEIARNLPPQPVEVACDGSRVLVTCGGARFTLLTLPLEDYPTLPDMPKVAGSLPGDVFAAAVRQVAPAASRDDTLPMLTGVHLAFSGETLTLAATDRYRVAVRELWWRSELPDITASALVPARTLADTARSLLPGGNVDIALSTVGAGSSQGEGMIGFEHGGRRTTTRLIDSEFIKYESRFPDEFAARAQVATAPLIEAAKRVALVADRSTPLRLSFSRGEVVLEAGSGDDAQAREVLEAGYEGEEIRVAFGPQYLLDGLTAVETDTVHLNFTTPTKPAVISGAPEEEGGRPDFRYLVMPLRVS, from the coding sequence GTGAAGTTCCGAGTTGACCGCGACGCGTTCGCCGACGCCGTGGCGTGGACCGCCCGTGCGCTGCCCGCGCGCCCCGCGGTGCCGGTGCTCGCGGGCATGCGCCTGGACATCCCCGACGCGGCCTCGGGCCGGCTGCGGCTGTCCAGCTTCGACTACGAGGTCTCCGCGCGCGCGGCCGTCGACGTCGACGTCGACGAGCCCGGCGGCGTCCTGGTGTCGGGGCGGCTGCTCGCCGAGATCGCGCGCAACCTCCCGCCGCAGCCGGTGGAGGTGGCCTGCGACGGCTCTCGGGTGCTCGTCACCTGCGGCGGCGCGCGGTTCACGCTGCTCACCCTGCCGCTGGAGGACTACCCGACCCTGCCCGACATGCCCAAGGTCGCCGGCTCGCTCCCCGGCGACGTCTTCGCGGCGGCGGTGCGCCAGGTGGCGCCGGCCGCCAGCCGCGACGACACGCTGCCCATGCTCACCGGCGTGCACCTGGCCTTCTCCGGCGAGACGCTGACGCTGGCCGCCACCGACCGCTACCGGGTGGCCGTCCGCGAACTGTGGTGGCGCTCGGAGCTGCCCGACATCACCGCCTCGGCGCTGGTCCCCGCGCGCACGCTGGCCGACACCGCGCGCTCCCTGCTGCCGGGCGGCAACGTCGACATCGCGCTGTCCACGGTCGGCGCCGGATCCTCCCAGGGCGAGGGGATGATCGGCTTCGAGCACGGCGGCAGGCGCACCACGACCCGGCTCATCGACAGCGAGTTCATCAAGTACGAGTCCCGGTTCCCCGACGAGTTCGCCGCACGCGCCCAGGTCGCCACGGCCCCGCTGATCGAGGCGGCGAAGCGGGTCGCGCTGGTGGCCGACCGCAGCACCCCGCTGCGGCTCTCCTTCTCCCGGGGCGAGGTCGTCCTGGAGGCCGGCTCCGGCGACGACGCCCAGGCGCGCGAGGTCCTGGAGGCCGGGTACGAGGGCGAGGAGATCAGGGTCGCGTTCGGTCCGCAGTACCTCCTCGACGGCCTCACCGCGGTCGAGACCGACACCGTGCACCTGAACTTCACCACGCCCACCAAGCCGGCCGTGATCTCCGGCGCCCCCGAGGAGGAGGGCGGCCGGCCCGATTTCCGCTACCTGGTGATGCCGCTGCGGGTGTCGTAG
- a CDS encoding phage holin family protein — protein MTEPSTADLVKQASEQISHLVRDELRLAQVEMKEKGRHVGLGAGMFGAGGLVALFGLGTLIAGLVLLLALVLPAWASALIVAAVLFAVAGVLALMGRKQVGQGTPMKPEETTSSVQADVAEIKGRAHP, from the coding sequence GTGACCGAGCCGTCAACCGCCGACCTGGTCAAACAGGCATCGGAGCAGATCTCCCATCTGGTCAGGGACGAGCTCCGGCTGGCCCAGGTGGAGATGAAGGAGAAGGGCAGGCACGTCGGCCTGGGGGCCGGCATGTTCGGCGCGGGCGGCCTGGTCGCGCTGTTCGGACTCGGCACCCTGATCGCCGGGCTGGTGCTGCTTCTCGCCCTGGTCCTGCCCGCGTGGGCCTCGGCCCTCATCGTGGCCGCGGTGCTGTTCGCGGTGGCCGGCGTCCTCGCCCTCATGGGCCGCAAGCAGGTCGGGCAGGGCACGCCGATGAAACCCGAGGAGACCACGAGCAGCGTCCAGGCCGACGTCGCGGAGATCAAGGGAAGGGCGCACCCATGA